Within Wyeomyia smithii strain HCP4-BCI-WySm-NY-G18 chromosome 2, ASM2978416v1, whole genome shotgun sequence, the genomic segment CTGTCATTACTACCGACCTAATTTGTGAAAACAGCGAATGCGGTTATTGCCAAAACCACCGATCAAATCTGTAAGTTGTGTAAGACAGTACCGAAAGATCTGTGATGTGTGTTATTTGTTTACCTTCAATTATTAAAGAAAACCAGAAGTATGATGAAACGtaaatttatattaatatttttattcaaatattattaaaaaattttagctattgaaaactaaaaaaaaataaaaaccgacgTTCGCCGCACCGAATTTGTACGAGTGAAAATCAATTCAACGTTTTTTACTGCTGTGGACTGTGCATGAACTTCATGTCAGTTGTGCTCATAGTTTCAAAGCCGAGGATCTTCCGGATGTGTCCATTAACAACAGATGCTCGGAGGTAGAAGCAAATAATGTGATGGTTTGATGcttaaaatatttacaaattttatcatcatatactTACGTAAATTTGTTATATGCGATCATATTCTTGCTAAAGTTATTGGAAAACGTCctccattttctttttttgcaggAACTTCAATGTTCAAACGGAACCGAGATCTCAAACTTACcgatcgaaattgtaataataattaccGAACTTTTATTATACGATTGAGTGTGAGGCTTTCGGAAAGATGGCAAAAAGTTGCAGATTAGGTGCGATTTTGACATTCAAGATGGTAACTTTCggtttggaaaacaaccaaagatGACTAACACCCtactcaatatgagtatttctgcaATCGGGTTGATGGGAAAATCGACGCCATTTCGGTTCATTTAAGGGCCACCAAATCATTTGCAGAGTTTTCTTTTAGTATTAGATACAGTTTGTTGACATAAATATAAAGCTTGTTTCAAACTTATCACTTGCGATCACTCTCGAATGCAGAGAAACATTTACGATAACAAGCAGACAGAAATTTTCGGAAAACAATTGTTACCGATAGTGTGTTAGAGCTTTCGTTCCCGTAATATTTCTGCCGCCCAATATCGACAGAAGAGATCTCGTTAAGTATCCTTATAATCCATTTGATgttcaacattgaatttttgaGGACCAACCCATAAAAAGCGGACTTCGAGCTTCGGGAGTTTATGTTTGCTTGCCTTGTTATTCAGCCTGACTTTGATCAGGTTTAGAATCTTAAACTAACAGAAAATacccaaaaaaaattagatggaattctttttttttttttatacccgCATAATTAATTGCTTGAATTAATTTCTGATCACTTCATCAAATAATAAGGTTATTCGGTTCAACTGTGAAGCTAAACTGGAAATCTTCAAGAAAAGATATTTATTTCGACTGAATCATTAAAGAAAACTTATTTCCTTAGCAATTTTTGGCCTATCCTTTAACACGCTTTTTTACAGATCGATACTAGTCTTTGAGGTGGAAatgggaatcaatatttctaaaAGTCATTAAGTTCATTGATCTTTGACATTGTTTTGCGGATTATTACCTAGTTCTACTCCTATTTTCCAGTTTATTACAAAATACTGTTGCCTGCGTACCTAAAAATTACGCATAGGTTATGCAAGTTTCATATTACATTTATTGTTATGTTACGTTAACAGTTTTATATAATATATCGTTTCAACATTACAGTGTTGCGCTGTTATAACCAAGTTGTGCAATGTTATAGTAACCTGTATGTTGCTGTTACGTAACGAATAATAGTTTTGAAAAGAGTGGAAAACAGGAACGTCACTGCAACTATTAGTAGGGAAATGTAAAATACACAACCAACTCGGGCTGCGATTTATTCGTCAATTTGTGTGGAATGCCTCGACTTTAAAAACTTCGCTCTTCTGTGGGCTTATGTGCAGTTATACAACATCCATTATATTTGTCGACTTTTTGTAATGACACAAATGTGTAGGACAACGTAGCGAACAATGTTATGTACGAATATCAGATCCTACTTGTGACTATTAGTAGATTTTCTTTTATTATTCTCTACTACTAAGCACGTAATTTCCTTCTTTCTAAGCACAAAAAAACTACTAGAATTGGAAACACGCTTTCCACTACCCTTGCAGGTGAAATTGGGGGCAATGAAGTTACTTTTGCTTCAGAAACACCACAGTAGCAGTTAACAAATGACAAATTGAACAACGTGTACATAGTAGAGTTCAAAATTTATAGGTACCTAAGTGAACGAGCTGCGGACTGTTAGCATAGAGAAAAGACTACCATATTAGAGTATACTAGATTTTATGCATGAATGTGTACAAAATGTCTGTTACATAATAATCGTCCGGTTAAATCGGTGGAAACAGTTAAAAAAATGGTTTATGTTCGCGATTTGGTGTCTACTCTCTGTGCTTGTTCGGCAGAAGcttacatacaaaaaaaaaactacaaatacCTGTCTGCTTCTGACGAAGACGATATTACAGTATTGTCGAAGATACTATCTGATAAACAATGAAATTCTAAAATAGCTGTGTAAGGTAAAGCAGTATTACTAATAATGACCTAGGAATTCAGTTTTTAGTTGGCGAACACACACACAAGACGAAAAAACCCACTGTAAAAAAAACACAAGGAAGAAGAAAGAAATAGTTTCAAACTTATATGATTTGCCAAACTAATGGGAAACATAACTCGCTCTCTTAGGTTTAAAGCAGATAACAGTTAAGAAGTCCGTCATTCTCAATAATTTGCTTTGTCAATATAGTCATCGTTCAGTTCCTTATTATATACAAACGACGAGGACACGAGCATCAGCCGATCGCCTCCAGATAGTAGTTTCAGGCCTAAAACACTGATTTTATATAATGAACGTTCAAAGAATAGGTATTCAACGTGCAAagatattatatattattactAAAAACTCTGTGGAAATAATTTCAATGTCATTGAGCTGTATGTGTGATCGAATTGGATGAATGTTGTTAACTGTCGGTGGTTTAAATGTGATCAAAATGAAAACtagacaaacaaacaaaaaaaaacaacatacaCTAGAATATGTACGGCTTTTACTAGCTCGGTAGCCAATTTTAGTTGCATTCTTCAACTTTTTACTCAGAAAGTTAGAATAGCTTTTGAACAACCAACACGTACACACTTTCGGACCAAACGGGGCACTTTTAGAAGATAAAATACACACACTTGAACAGATAGGATATTCCGAACAGCAATTTTATTTTAACGTTGGTATTTTTCTTCCATCTAGCTGTAGCAATCATTTCAAAACAGCAAACCAGTCGATAAAACAAGCATGTAAAAATAAAGATCTAGTAGTAAAATTTTGGATTCCTTTTCAAAACATTtggtaaaaaaatgaatatttggcTTTAATCCCAAACATGATGATAGCAAACTAGAGCTGTTTTAGTGAGTAGTCAGATCGATAAATTGTCCATCAATTAGCTACACACTTAACGCTGAAATGGCGAAACGACGTAGCATAAATCTAAAGTTTAGATCCATAATTAACTAATTAACTATACAAAAGATAATTATGCCATTATCAACTAGCGATAAAACTACATGACGCATGCAGGTATTCGAAATATGCGCTTAATCCTAACATTCTACTCACACTTGCACGTCGATATATAATGCAAAAAACAACGCTGTGTAGAGGCAAAAACACTGTTCATTCAAAAATTTACTACATTTATAGGAACGAAAAAAGCCGATATGTGATTGCAAATTCAAGTCTAAGATCATTTAATGTATAATTTGCAGCTACGATtctagaaaaattaaaataatgaaaaaactgACAACTGTACGCCGTATGATCACTGTCTCATTTGTTAATGGAATTGTCTAATAAAATTGAATATCAAGAAAGTTGCGCAATTTATAGAAAACTTGTATTACTTGATTTCGAACAATAATATCACCAAATAGTCATCGACTGGGGTTTTTTTCAGCGACGATAACCGAACAGCGTGGAGACAGACTTTCGTCGGCAAATTTTACCAAATCCACAGTAACATTTCGTCCGGCTCGAGTTGCCTTCGTTTTGATATAACAGATGCGATCCAGTAGAATCAGATTTTCACAGACTGACTAAAAGAGATCGAAATTCAACTTGCAATATTTACCTCTGACTAATAAAAACAACCTGCAGGCAAGTTTGGAAACAAGTCAAATATTCTGCCAATCGATCTCCCCTCGGGTATTTAGCAGCGAGTTTGTTGTATCGTTCTATGTGCTTCGTCGTCCACGGTATACTAGTTGTAGCATCTGACTCGTGGAAAAGCgaaaattttctaagcaaaTCTTTCTCGTCCGCATTTAGTTTGTTAACTTTAACAAACTCGCCAACATCCAGAATAGCTTCCGCTAGACTCCGTTCGAACATCGACTTTCCGTGCAGCTCATGCTGCTCTTGGCTCATTGTTTGCCACCTGGCGGACGTTTGTTGGCAGCCTAGTCTTAGGAAAGGTCTACCGATAAAACTGCAGCTACTTTTACTCAGAATTTCCCGCAACTGGTCACTAACAGGAAAATTATGGAAAATTGTACAATCATCATTGGCAGGTTTCAATTTATGATAGCAGCAAGGCATTATAACAATCTTTGTAACTGATTCCTCAGATAGAAACATATTGATGGCTGCTATCGAAAGATCTGCACACGCATGAAGTCCGACAATGGCAAGATTTGGTTCTGTTTTGTGCTTAAATGTGGCAGTAACAGTAGTTCGCAAATACTCGAGCGAATTTCGTTCAATAAAATGTTGGTGAAATTGAACAAAGTTATAAGACCCCGGAAAGAGAATTGATTGACGTCTTTGACTTTCCGCAACACGATAACTGTCTCCCTCAATGCCAAGCACAGTAAAATTATGTCTCGAGAATAAGTTCTGGCTGAAATAGccctgaaaacaaaattttaaaaaattaaattttcaaatgcaaacgGAAATACCCACTAAGCCGGATCCAAAATCTAGCAGGAATTCATTTTGATCACATATTTTTCCAACTACTGAGGTGAGATTTTCAATTTCATACATTTTCTTGCGACTAACTCCTTTGATTCGCGGTTCTTTTGCGGTGTACGCCTCAAGCCGGTCATAATTCACAGTCAATCTTCTCAGAGTGTCAAGAAACGAACAAAACTCTTCGCTCCAGCTTTCGTTAACGTAACCCAGCGGTATTTGATTGAGCTCCTCAACTGTTACCGAGTCCAGGTCACTGATCCACAGCTTTGGAATGCTCTCCAAAATACCAGCCTGCACGAACTTCGTATTGGCGGTTTCGAAAATCCATTTGTTCTGTGTTAAAAATAGCGCGCACTGTTCAAAGTATTCAACGAAATCGAATTTTTCGCCAAAGACTAAACTCATTTGAATACGCTATCGGAAATAAAAACGATATTTCGCTCAAATTCGTTTGGATTTCCTGTGTTTTACGTTCTAGTGCTTTGTTTATAAACATTGAATATTACGAAAGCACAACAAACGGTAGTCCGATGTACACCGACAAAAAAAGGTTattaatttttgtaaaaacctcGGGTGATTTCATCCACCAGGAAATGGCTTGTGCGGATTAGCCCACCAAGAAACGTACCCGAAAAAatcgtgaaatatttcattttggtgggtagCTGGCAACggaatatagaaaggtacggagatggtttgagtctcAGGTTTAAAGGACCAAAAGTTCAAAAACAATGTCTAAAAAtccatgtacggtatatttttttcagaaatttgaCTCAAGTCATGATAGTTTTTGGTTGAAAAAGCCTTCCTGTGCCAATAAATAATGTTAAATACAGCTTTAAATGGCATTTGCTTGTTTTAGGAGATCTACGTCTTAATCCGAAAGCACGTGGTTTTTGtctgtttttcgcttctaataCAGACAAGTGTCTTTTTCTTTCTCACCCTTATATACCTCATTGGGTAACTGATTTTGGTGGTT encodes:
- the LOC129726162 gene encoding uncharacterized protein LOC129726162 isoform X2; amino-acid sequence: MSLVFGEKFDFVEYFEQCALFLTQNKWIFETANTKFVQAGILESIPKLWISDLDSVTVEELNQIPLGYVNESWSEEFCSFLDTLRRLTVNYDRLEAYTAKEPRIKGVSRKKMYEIENLTSVVGKICDQNEFLLDFGSGLGYFSQNLFSRHNFTVLGIEGDSYRVAESQRRQSILFPGSYNFVQFHQHFIERNSLEYLRTTVTATFKHKTEPNLAIVGLHACADLSIAAINMFLSEESVTKIVIMPCCYHKLKPANDDCTIFHNFPVSDQLREILSKSSCSFIGRPFLRLGCQQTSARWQTMSQEQHELHGKSMFERSLAEAILDVGEFVKVNKLNADEKDLLRKFSLFHESDATTSIPWTTKHIERYNKLAAKYPRGDRLAEYLTCFQTCLQSVKI
- the LOC129726162 gene encoding methyltransferase-like protein 25B isoform X1; amino-acid sequence: MSLVFGEKFDFVEYFEQCALFLTQNKWIFETANTKFVQAGILESIPKLWISDLDSVTVEELNQIPLGYVNESWSEEFCSFLDTLRRLTVNYDRLEAYTAKEPRIKGVSRKKMYEIENLTSVVGKICDQNEFLLDFGSGLGYFSQNLFSRHNFTVLGIEGDSYRVAESQRRQSILFPGSYNFVQFHQHFIERNSLEYLRTTVTATFKHKTEPNLAIVGLHACADLSIAAINMFLSEESVTKIVIMPCCYHKLKPANDDCTIFHNFPVSDQLREILSKSSCSFIGRPFLRLGCQQTSARWQTMSQEQHELHGKSMFERSLAEAILDVGEFVKVNKLNADEKDLLRKFSLFHESDATTSIPWTTKHIERYNKLAAKYPRGDRLAEYLTCFQTCLQSVCENLILLDRICYIKTKATRAGRNVTVDLVKFADESLSPRCSVIVAEKNPSR